Proteins co-encoded in one Nicotiana sylvestris chromosome 7, ASM39365v2, whole genome shotgun sequence genomic window:
- the LOC138873149 gene encoding uncharacterized protein: protein MTSMMASRRKISLAIPVLASIYHGLNKISCSSQLDQWDKEHGKFLENNLQALIDNVGLKSTTPLGGEDQGVGKTLSKVKEPLTPIPKVVTQYKKRKLKSSKAALKEVVCTSTNIEKHPLVLPFSTQVPQDTSQSTNEDQNWKRKHPNPLNAIGHPMVSLHDKPQVSDKSIGRPTSKVKSSSKASSLPHDKALKRQTLNEITRVPPMTNTSVSIFEGKNNVFNRKKEFILGLWEDIFNRLSKTRAELLSSYREQITEIFEDMKKANILDLSPLECLLDSLFELAASYDQERSNLADKTSQDEKLEQISKAKEHLESFKLEASKKVKKVSSSEKKLKRVVKKMQTLQQERKNLEGVIEATQKEVEEIQAKVSAAETEVSLYDNINLLTVDDSANLEEKKKNLETNCQELINYKFCLD, encoded by the exons ATGACAAGCATGATGGCAAGCAGGAGAAAGATTAGCCTTGCGATCCCAGTTTTGGCGAGTATTTATCATGGTTTGAATAAGATTTCGTGTTCTTCCCAACTTGATCAG TGGGACAAAGAACATGGGAAGTTTCTCGAAAATAATTTACAAGCTCTGATAGACAATGTTGGGCTAAAATCTACTACTCCTTTAGGAGGTGAAGATCAAGGTGTTGGAAAGACACTCTCAAAAGTCAAAGAACCACTTACTCCAATCCCAAAAGTAGTTACACAATATAAGAAAAGGAAGCTTAAATCCTCAAAGGCTGCTTTGAAAGAGGTGGTGTGCACTTCAACAAATATAGAGAAACACCCTCTAGTTCTTCCATTTAGCACGCAAGTTCCTCAAGATACAAGCCAGAGTACCAATGAAGATCAAAATTGGAAAAGGAAACATCCTAACCCA TTAAACGCCATTGGGCATCCGATGGTATCCCTACATGACAAACCACAAGTGAGTGATAAATCTATTGGAAGGCCTACGTCTAAAGTGAAGTCATCTTCAAAGGCATCATCTCTTCCTCATGACAAAGCCCTAAAAAGACAAACTCTAAATGAGATAACTCGCGTTCCACCAATGACAAATACATCAGTATCTATTTTTGAAGGAAAGAACAATGTCTTTAATCGCAAAAAGGAATTCATCTTGGGACTTTGGGAGGATATTTTCAACAGACTTTCCAAAACTCGTGCAGAACTGCTCTCATCTTATAGGGAGCAAATCACTGAGATTTTTGAAGATATGAAAAAGGCGAATATTTTAGATCTTTCTCCATTAGAGTGTTTACTGGATTCTCTTTTCGAGCTTGCTGCTTCATATGACCAAGAGCGATCCAATTTGGCTGATAAGACGAGTCAAGATGAGAAGCTGGAGCAGATTTCCAAAGCTAAGGAGCATCTTGAATCGTTCAAACTTGAAGCAAGTAAGAAAGTCAAGAAAGTTTCCTCTAGTGAAAAGAAACTGAAGAGAGTTGTGAAGAAGATGCAGACATTACAACAAGAGAGAAAGAACCTCGAAGGTGTTATAGAAGCGACTCAAAAGGAGGTTGAAGAGATTCAGGCAAAAGTTTCAGCTGCCGAGACTGAGGTCTCTTTATATGACAACATAAATTTGCTGACTGTTGATGATTCGGCCAAtttggaggagaagaagaagaacctgGAGACTAACTGTCAAGAATTGATC